The nucleotide window GCAGTAGTGGCTGCGGTGGCTGCGGTGGCTGCGGCGGTGGCTGCGGTggctgcggcggcggctgcggcagCTGCACCACCTGCCGGTGCTACCGGGTGGGCTGCTGCTCCAGCTGCTGTCCCTGCTGCTGCGGCTGCTGCGGGGGCTGCTGCAGCGTCCCCGTGgtctgctgctgccgccgctcgTGTGGCTGCAGCTCGTGTGGCTGCGGCTCGTGTGGCTGCGGG belongs to Felis catus isolate Fca126 chromosome C1, F.catus_Fca126_mat1.0, whole genome shotgun sequence and includes:
- the LOC109502907 gene encoding small cysteine and glycine repeat-containing protein 7-like isoform X2, coding for MGCCGCGSCGGCGGCSSGCGGCGGCGGGCGGCGGGCGSCTTCRCYRVGCCSSCCPCCCGCCGGCCSVPVVCCCRRSCGCSSCGCGSCGCGKGCCQQKCCCQQKCCCKKQCCS